From the Lactuca sativa cultivar Salinas chromosome 9, Lsat_Salinas_v11, whole genome shotgun sequence genome, the window AACCTGATTCGGTTCATCTGTAACCTTCATAGCGATTAGTATACTTTCTGTGCAGATATCATGTTgtaaaagagaagaagaagaattttcTCGCTTCACCAAGTATTCCTAATCAATGTTCTCCTATCCACCTAAATCTTGTGGTATTTCCCCTTTATAATCACAAGTCAGTATCATCAACTTCATGCTGATCAATGTTCTCCTATTGTATTCAGGCAAGGCATGGAACTCGAGATCCTACCAAAAAATGGATCAAAGACATGGACACTTTATCAATTCGACTTAAATCCCTAGTAAAAAACGCAAAAGAAAGAGGCTCATCTCTTGAGAATCTTCCTCCCTGGTTACAGAATTGGAGTTCACCATGGAAGGGGAAAACAAGAGGTGGATATTTAGTACCTGAGGGAGAAGATGAATTGTATAATCTTGGAATCAGAATCAAGGAAAGGTTTCCAGAACTTTTTAGTGACAATTATCATCCTGATATATATCACATAAGGGCAAGCCAGGTTAGCAACCATTGTTAACTTTTATCTGATTACATAATAACATCACATGTTTTGTGATTACACCAAAAGCTAATGAAATTTAGGGTGAATTAGGTTCCAAGGGCATCAGCTAGTGCTGTGGCATTTGGCATGGGGATTTTTAGtggtcaaaaagaaggaaagcaTCGAGCTTTTGCTGTTGCTTCTGAAAGTCGTGCAAATGATATAATGTTGAGATTTCATGATTGTTGTCAGAACTACAGGGTACATAATATAACATAAGCAAACTTCCTTTGTTATTATTTTGTataatatgcaaatagttcagtaGAAGTGTTTCACTTTGGGTGCAGGAAATAACAAAAAATCAGGAATCTGTTGTTCAAAAGCTTAAACAGCCTGTATTAGATGAAATCAAAGGGTCATTAACAACGCGATATGAGCTTAATTTCACATTGAATGATATTTCTTCATTGTGGTTTCTTTGCAAACAGGTAATAACTGACTCTAATACTCATGGAGTTTGAAATATTTATTTCTTATTTGTTTGACAAATGCTGTGTTCTATTTATATCGTAGGAAGCATCTTTGTTTAACATAATTGATCAAGCTTGTGGCCTTTTCACTAATGATGAGGTACATCATTACTCTTTAAACTCACA encodes:
- the LOC111896846 gene encoding uncharacterized protein LOC111896846 isoform X1 — translated: MENRAMLGFTILLLCYDSFASNAEEAFDIRHHLSTVTRYHVVKEKKKNFLASPSIPNQCSPIHLNLVARHGTRDPTKKWIKDMDTLSIRLKSLVKNAKERGSSLENLPPWLQNWSSPWKGKTRGGYLVPEGEDELYNLGIRIKERFPELFSDNYHPDIYHIRASQVPRASASAVAFGMGIFSGQKEGKHRAFAVASESRANDIMLRFHDCCQNYREITKNQESVVQKLKQPVLDEIKGSLTTRYELNFTLNDISSLWFLCKQEASLFNIIDQACGLFTNDEVNLLEWTDDTETFILRGYGNSLNYRMGVPLLEDVISSMEQAIIANKERHAPGSYEKARLRFAHAETLVPFSCLIGLFLDESEFEKLQREETMELPPKPPQKRIWKDSEVAPFGGNNALVLHHCPSNNETKYFVQVLHNEQPMPMAGCGKADFCPFEVFKEKIASPHLKHNYNNICKGKLEQMDNESYTTKLLEMLSWFF
- the LOC111896846 gene encoding uncharacterized protein LOC111896846 isoform X2 — its product is MDTLSIRLKSLVKNAKERGSSLENLPPWLQNWSSPWKGKTRGGYLVPEGEDELYNLGIRIKERFPELFSDNYHPDIYHIRASQVPRASASAVAFGMGIFSGQKEGKHRAFAVASESRANDIMLRFHDCCQNYREITKNQESVVQKLKQPVLDEIKGSLTTRYELNFTLNDISSLWFLCKQEASLFNIIDQACGLFTNDEVNLLEWTDDTETFILRGYGNSLNYRMGVPLLEDVISSMEQAIIANKERHAPGSYEKARLRFAHAETLVPFSCLIGLFLDESEFEKLQREETMELPPKPPQKRIWKDSEVAPFGGNNALVLHHCPSNNETKYFVQVLHNEQPMPMAGCGKADFCPFEVFKEKIASPHLKHNYNNICKGKLEQMDNESYTTKLLEMLSWFF